Proteins from a genomic interval of Caulobacter rhizosphaerae:
- a CDS encoding DMT family protein, whose protein sequence is MPSVWLKIAPWCLLIASNVFMTFAWYGHLKNRATTMLVAIFTSWLIALPEYLLAVPANRLGHSVYTTAQLKTGQEAITLVVFTLFSIFYLGEAISWKTLVGFGFIFVGVAIVMFFK, encoded by the coding sequence ATGCCTTCCGTCTGGTTGAAAATCGCGCCCTGGTGCCTTTTGATTGCGTCGAACGTCTTCATGACCTTCGCCTGGTACGGACACCTGAAGAATCGCGCGACGACAATGCTGGTCGCCATCTTCACCAGTTGGTTGATCGCCTTGCCCGAATACTTGCTGGCGGTGCCGGCCAACCGCCTGGGCCACAGCGTCTACACGACCGCCCAGCTGAAGACCGGCCAGGAGGCGATCACCCTGGTCGTCTTCACGCTGTTCTCGATTTTCTACCTGGGCGAGGCGATCAGCTGGAAGACCCTGGTCGGGTTCGGCTTCATCTTCGTGGGCGTGGCGATCGTGATGTTCTTCAAGTAA
- the glyS gene encoding glycine--tRNA ligase subunit beta has protein sequence MPQLLLELFSEEIPARMQAGAARDLERMAREHLAAAGFLPEALKTFAGPRRLTLVVEGLPIAQADRKEELKGPRVGAPPQAMEGFLRKAGLTQDQLVERDGVWMAFIEKTGRPTTEIVAEMVEAIIRGFPWPKSMTWGTSKLRWVRPLKRILCVFDREVVPFTIEGIEAGDVTEGHRFMRVGYGWGGQPFKVRDFDEYAKGLAEHFVVLDVEERKARILEGCKTLCFARNLELVEDIGLLEEVAGLAEWPTPVLGDMDPAFLDLPGEVIRTSMRTHQKYFAVRDPATGGLAPHFITIANVQSADGGTVIAAGNAKVLSSRLSDARFFWDEDVKVGFEPWLEKLNGVTFHAKLGTMAQRVERIVALAGEIAPLVGADVAKAKEAARLAKADLASQMVGEFPELQGLMGGYYARAAGLDPEIADAIRDHYKPQGPSDAVPTAPLSVAVALADKLDTLVGFFAIDEKPTGSKDPYALRRAALGVIRTILEGSLRVPLRAAFGAAYPGDPLNGRLQDLAEQLAEQLGLLNFFADRLKVTLKDQGKRHDLVDAVFAPINGKADDDLVRIVARVEALDGFLTTDDGKNLLAGYKRASNILKAEEKKGWKAEGGREILPDASAPEVQLHDALRMIEKPLASALEAEDFTAAMRELAGLRGPVDAFLDGVFVNSEVPAERDNRLKTLAAVRDAMGQVADFSLIGG, from the coding sequence ATGCCCCAACTGCTTCTCGAACTGTTCTCCGAAGAGATCCCCGCCCGCATGCAGGCCGGCGCCGCGCGCGACCTGGAACGCATGGCGCGCGAACACCTGGCCGCGGCCGGCTTCCTGCCCGAGGCCCTGAAGACCTTCGCCGGCCCGCGCCGCCTGACCCTGGTGGTCGAGGGGCTGCCCATCGCCCAGGCCGACCGCAAGGAAGAGCTGAAGGGCCCCCGCGTCGGCGCCCCGCCCCAGGCCATGGAAGGCTTCCTGCGCAAGGCGGGCCTGACCCAGGACCAGCTGGTCGAGCGCGACGGCGTGTGGATGGCGTTCATCGAGAAGACCGGCCGTCCGACCACCGAGATCGTCGCCGAGATGGTCGAGGCGATCATCCGCGGCTTCCCGTGGCCCAAGTCGATGACCTGGGGGACCAGCAAGCTGCGCTGGGTGCGGCCGCTGAAGCGCATCCTCTGCGTGTTCGACCGCGAGGTCGTGCCGTTCACCATCGAGGGGATCGAGGCCGGCGACGTCACCGAGGGCCACCGCTTCATGCGCGTCGGCTACGGCTGGGGCGGCCAGCCGTTCAAGGTTCGCGACTTCGACGAATACGCCAAGGGCCTAGCCGAGCACTTCGTGGTGCTGGACGTCGAGGAGCGCAAGGCGCGCATCCTGGAGGGCTGCAAGACCTTATGCTTCGCGCGGAACCTGGAGCTGGTCGAAGACATCGGCCTGCTCGAGGAAGTCGCCGGCCTGGCCGAATGGCCGACCCCGGTGCTGGGCGACATGGACCCCGCCTTCCTGGACCTGCCGGGCGAGGTGATCCGCACCTCGATGCGCACCCACCAGAAGTACTTCGCGGTCCGCGACCCGGCGACGGGCGGCCTGGCCCCGCACTTCATCACCATAGCCAACGTCCAGTCGGCCGACGGCGGGACGGTGATCGCCGCGGGCAACGCCAAGGTCCTGTCTTCGCGCCTGTCCGACGCCCGGTTCTTCTGGGACGAGGACGTCAAGGTCGGCTTCGAGCCGTGGCTGGAGAAGCTGAACGGCGTCACCTTCCACGCCAAGCTGGGGACGATGGCGCAGCGGGTCGAGCGCATCGTCGCCCTGGCCGGCGAGATCGCGCCGCTGGTCGGCGCTGACGTCGCCAAGGCCAAGGAGGCCGCGCGGCTGGCCAAGGCGGACCTGGCCTCGCAGATGGTGGGCGAGTTCCCGGAACTGCAGGGCCTGATGGGCGGCTACTACGCCCGCGCCGCCGGCTTGGACCCAGAGATCGCCGACGCCATCCGCGACCACTACAAGCCCCAAGGTCCCTCCGACGCCGTCCCGACCGCGCCGCTCAGTGTGGCCGTGGCGTTGGCGGACAAGCTGGACACGCTGGTCGGCTTCTTCGCGATCGATGAGAAGCCTACGGGGTCGAAGGATCCCTATGCGCTGCGTCGGGCGGCGTTGGGGGTGATCCGGACGATTCTCGAGGGATCATTGCGCGTTCCACTGAGGGCAGCATTTGGAGCAGCTTATCCCGGCGATCCGCTCAATGGTCGTTTGCAGGATTTGGCTGAGCAGCTTGCCGAGCAGTTGGGGCTTCTGAATTTCTTCGCCGATCGCCTGAAGGTCACCCTCAAGGACCAGGGGAAGCGTCACGACCTCGTCGATGCGGTGTTCGCGCCCATCAACGGGAAAGCCGACGACGACCTGGTGCGCATCGTCGCCCGGGTCGAGGCGCTGGACGGGTTCCTCACCACCGATGACGGCAAGAACCTGCTGGCCGGCTACAAGCGCGCCAGCAACATCCTCAAGGCCGAGGAGAAGAAGGGCTGGAAAGCCGAGGGCGGTCGCGAGATCCTGCCCGACGCCTCGGCCCCGGAAGTGCAACTTCACGACGCCCTGCGGATGATCGAGAAGCCCCTGGCCTCGGCCCTGGAAGCGGAAGACTTCACCGCCGCCATGCGCGAGTTGGCCGGCCTGCGCGGCCCGGTCGACGCCTTCCTGGACGGGGTGTTCGTCAATTCCGAGGTTCCGGCCGAACGCGACAACCGCCTCAAGACCCTGGCCGCCGTCCGCGACGCCATGGGCCAGGTCGCCGACTTCTCGCTGATCGGCGGGTAG
- a CDS encoding 4-(cytidine 5'-diphospho)-2-C-methyl-D-erythritol kinase, which translates to MRLDAFAPAKVNLFLHVGGPDAEGYHPISSLMLFADVGDRVTLQAADAPSFAATGRFGGEIPSGDDNLVVRATQALHARLGGPVPPFRLVLDKALPIAAGLGGGSSDAGAVLRLLRQGLASDLPDADLEAVAASLGADGAACLWGAPVMAQGRGERLSPAPPLPELHAVLVNPLVPSPTGAVYRAYDAAVAPEGEAPPPLLDGLASVEEVCAWLAAFTRNDLQAPAVALEPRIGQVLDLLTGEAETLLARMSGSGATCFALCAGDIEAEGLAERVERMRPDWWVKRCRLGGPF; encoded by the coding sequence ATGCGCCTCGACGCCTTCGCCCCGGCCAAGGTCAATCTGTTTCTGCATGTCGGCGGACCCGACGCCGAGGGCTATCATCCGATCTCCAGCCTGATGCTGTTCGCCGACGTCGGCGACCGGGTCACGCTGCAGGCGGCCGACGCGCCCAGCTTCGCGGCGACGGGTCGGTTCGGCGGCGAGATTCCGTCGGGCGACGACAATCTGGTCGTGCGGGCGACCCAGGCGCTTCACGCCCGGCTGGGCGGGCCGGTCCCGCCGTTCCGCCTGGTTCTCGACAAGGCCCTGCCGATCGCCGCGGGCCTGGGCGGGGGCTCCAGCGACGCCGGGGCGGTCCTGAGGCTGCTGCGCCAGGGCCTGGCGTCCGACCTGCCCGACGCGGACCTGGAAGCCGTCGCCGCGAGCCTGGGCGCGGACGGCGCGGCCTGCCTGTGGGGCGCGCCGGTGATGGCCCAGGGGCGGGGAGAGCGCCTGTCGCCCGCGCCGCCCCTGCCGGAGCTGCACGCCGTATTGGTCAATCCGCTGGTCCCGTCGCCGACCGGCGCCGTCTATCGCGCCTATGACGCGGCCGTGGCGCCCGAGGGCGAGGCCCCGCCTCCGCTGCTGGACGGGCTGGCCAGCGTCGAAGAGGTCTGCGCGTGGCTGGCGGCCTTCACCCGCAACGACCTGCAAGCCCCCGCCGTGGCGCTGGAGCCGCGGATCGGCCAGGTGTTGGACCTGCTGACCGGCGAGGCCGAGACGCTGCTGGCCCGGATGTCCGGCTCCGGCGCCACCTGCTTCGCCCTGTGCGCGGGGGACATCGAGGCCGAGGGCCTGGCCGAACGGGTCGAACGGATGCGGCCCGACTGGTGGGTCAAGCGCTGCCGGCTGGGCGGGCCGTTCTAG
- a CDS encoding P-II family nitrogen regulator, whose protein sequence is MKLIIAIVKPFKLDEVREALVAAGVEGLTVSEVKGYGRQKGQTEIYRGAEYQVNFVPKVKLEAVVDDASAAKAVEAVKAAAATGKIGDGKIFVLNVEEAVRIRTGETGPAAL, encoded by the coding sequence ATGAAACTGATCATAGCGATCGTCAAACCCTTCAAGCTCGACGAGGTCCGCGAGGCCCTCGTCGCCGCCGGCGTCGAAGGTCTGACGGTGTCGGAAGTCAAGGGCTACGGCCGTCAGAAGGGCCAGACCGAAATCTATCGCGGCGCCGAGTACCAGGTGAACTTCGTGCCGAAGGTGAAGCTGGAAGCCGTGGTCGACGACGCATCGGCGGCCAAGGCGGTCGAGGCGGTCAAGGCCGCGGCGGCCACGGGCAAGATCGGCGACGGCAAGATCTTCGTCCTCAATGTCGAGGAAGCCGTTCGCATCCGGACCGGCGAAACCGGCCCGGCTGCTTTGTAA
- a CDS encoding ATP-binding protein has product MRSLHWIVGATIVLVAVSVLGSIALMLFAAQSLDRLESQDERELVQRTVQRDLQRMARELTSATVWDDAAKAMGPPVDMAWADVNFGEYYHQYFQHDLTFVVRDGQVIYGSLAGARVSASALGALPGDAAPLVNRVLAKATAAHRAERFSLEGSTTDSGLVRSGDEIYLVVAADVIAETAPLAARQQATSPSIAVTVRRVSTAYTRGLQKDLGIDGLVLVAESKSSDHSVPLHDINGQPIGGFAWPARDPGMSLLKAGAPWIALVFAALFVAAFILFLRVTDALNKLAAGRRALIAAKEEAEAANAAKTQFLANMSHEIRTPLNGVLGMTQIMQAEPLPDRQRERLDVIHHSGQALLALLNDILDMARLEAGGVRLRAEPFDLTMLVESTSALFSGAAANKGIALTFAVAPGGEGAWIGDPIRLRQVLGNLVANAVKFTHQGAVRIEASPSETGLRFEVRDTGVGIAPEHRPRLFKIFSQVDGSSTRAHEGSGLGLAISHDVVALMGGTIGVDSTPGAGSTFHFDVPLRRVRSERPALRVVGG; this is encoded by the coding sequence GTGAGATCCCTGCATTGGATCGTCGGCGCGACCATCGTCCTGGTCGCCGTCTCGGTGCTGGGCAGCATCGCCCTGATGCTGTTCGCGGCCCAGTCGCTGGACCGCCTGGAGAGCCAGGACGAGCGTGAGCTGGTCCAGCGCACGGTGCAGCGCGACCTGCAGCGCATGGCCCGCGAGCTGACCTCGGCGACGGTCTGGGACGACGCCGCCAAGGCCATGGGCCCGCCGGTCGACATGGCCTGGGCCGACGTCAATTTCGGCGAGTACTATCACCAGTATTTCCAGCATGACCTGACCTTCGTGGTCCGCGACGGCCAAGTGATCTACGGCTCGCTGGCCGGCGCCCGGGTGTCGGCCAGCGCCCTGGGCGCGCTGCCGGGCGACGCCGCGCCGTTGGTCAATCGCGTCCTCGCCAAGGCCACGGCCGCGCACCGGGCCGAGCGTTTCAGCCTCGAGGGCTCCACCACCGACTCGGGCCTGGTGCGTTCGGGCGACGAGATCTACCTGGTGGTCGCCGCCGACGTGATCGCCGAGACCGCGCCGCTGGCGGCGCGACAGCAGGCGACCTCCCCCTCGATCGCGGTCACCGTCCGCCGGGTCAGCACGGCCTATACCCGCGGCCTGCAGAAGGACCTGGGCATCGACGGCCTCGTCCTGGTCGCCGAAAGCAAGTCCAGCGACCACAGCGTGCCGTTGCACGACATCAACGGCCAGCCGATCGGCGGCTTCGCCTGGCCGGCGCGCGATCCGGGCATGTCGCTGCTCAAGGCCGGAGCCCCCTGGATCGCCCTGGTGTTCGCGGCCCTGTTCGTCGCCGCCTTCATCCTGTTCCTGCGCGTCACCGACGCCCTGAACAAGCTGGCCGCCGGCCGCCGCGCCCTGATCGCGGCCAAGGAGGAAGCCGAGGCCGCCAACGCCGCCAAGACCCAGTTCCTGGCCAATATGAGCCACGAGATCCGCACGCCGCTGAACGGCGTGCTGGGCATGACCCAGATCATGCAGGCCGAGCCGCTGCCGGACCGCCAGCGCGAGCGGCTGGACGTGATCCACCACTCCGGCCAGGCGCTGCTGGCCCTGCTGAACGACATCCTGGACATGGCGCGGCTGGAGGCCGGCGGCGTCCGGCTGCGGGCCGAGCCCTTCGACCTGACGATGCTGGTAGAGTCGACCAGCGCCCTGTTCTCGGGCGCGGCGGCCAACAAGGGCATCGCCCTGACCTTCGCGGTGGCGCCGGGCGGCGAGGGCGCCTGGATCGGCGATCCGATCCGCCTGCGCCAGGTGCTGGGCAACCTGGTCGCCAACGCCGTCAAGTTCACCCATCAGGGCGCGGTGCGGATCGAGGCGAGCCCCTCCGAGACCGGCCTGCGCTTCGAGGTGCGCGACACCGGCGTCGGCATCGCGCCCGAGCACCGCCCGCGCCTGTTCAAGATCTTCTCGCAGGTCGACGGCTCCTCGACCCGCGCCCACGAGGGCTCGGGCCTGGGCCTGGCGATCAGCCATGACGTCGTCGCCCTGATGGGCGGGACGATCGGCGTCGACAGCACGCCCGGCGCCGGCTCGACCTTCCACTTCGACGTCCCGCTGCGCCGGGTGCGCAGCGAGCGGCCGGCGCTGAGGGTGGTCGGGGGCTAG
- a CDS encoding tetratricopeptide repeat protein → MTRIQLLLALVSASALTACAATAPGPDLRGKVAMDSGWGSSRSAYGQFLAGQAALQNGSNSEAATYFDEARQLDEDPGVLAERAFTAALLAGDVPRAAAIAPRGTDANEQVRRLGVLTRVVELMADGKGRDAQALLKAETLGFPHRPAAVLLAPWLAAAAGDNNGAVVRPELQGDRFVQYFGQLSQARLYERAKRYDEAETDYKALMAIENARGLFVEDYGAFLERRKRHADAVALYDQALARDPDDQGLQKARARAAARGSAPAMPTEKQGAAHMLVACAASFASERQSQFGLAYLRLALRLDPKRDDAWLLVGDLLAQDDDQPGAREAYAKVAPTSTRYVAAQSKLAWSYQTAGEKEKAVALAQQAAVAAPKDRDAQITYADLLRANERWAESAVALDPLIASQGDKPDWRLLYMRGIALERAGRWNDAERDLLTAVKLSPDEPDLLNYLGYSWIDRGVRLPEAIAMVQKAVEARPQSGAMLDSLGWGYYRQGDYKTAVAKLEQAVELEPGDPDVNGHLGDAYWRIGRRVEARYQWQRVLSLEPDAKQKAEAEAKLKDGLGPSGPAASTSVAKAG, encoded by the coding sequence ATGACGCGTATCCAGCTGCTTCTCGCCCTTGTTTCGGCCTCGGCCCTGACCGCCTGCGCCGCCACCGCCCCGGGCCCCGACCTTCGCGGCAAGGTCGCCATGGACTCCGGCTGGGGCTCCAGCCGCTCGGCCTACGGCCAGTTCCTGGCCGGGCAGGCGGCCTTGCAGAACGGTTCGAACAGCGAGGCCGCGACCTATTTCGACGAGGCGCGCCAGCTGGACGAGGATCCGGGCGTCCTGGCCGAACGCGCCTTCACCGCCGCCCTGCTGGCCGGCGACGTGCCGCGCGCCGCCGCCATCGCTCCTCGCGGGACCGACGCCAACGAACAGGTGCGCCGCCTGGGCGTCCTGACCCGGGTGGTCGAGCTGATGGCCGACGGCAAGGGGCGCGACGCCCAGGCCCTGCTGAAGGCCGAGACCCTGGGCTTTCCCCACCGTCCGGCCGCCGTGCTGCTGGCGCCCTGGCTGGCGGCCGCGGCGGGCGACAACAATGGCGCGGTGGTGCGTCCGGAACTGCAGGGCGACCGGTTCGTGCAGTATTTCGGCCAGCTGAGCCAGGCGCGGCTCTACGAGCGCGCCAAGCGCTATGACGAGGCCGAGACCGACTACAAGGCGCTGATGGCGATCGAGAACGCCCGGGGCCTGTTCGTCGAGGATTACGGCGCGTTCCTGGAACGCCGCAAGCGCCATGCCGACGCCGTGGCGCTATACGACCAGGCGCTGGCCCGCGATCCGGACGACCAGGGCCTGCAGAAGGCCCGCGCCCGTGCGGCCGCGCGCGGTTCCGCGCCGGCCATGCCGACCGAGAAACAGGGCGCGGCCCATATGCTGGTCGCCTGCGCCGCCAGCTTCGCCAGCGAGCGCCAGAGCCAGTTCGGCCTGGCCTATCTGCGCCTGGCGTTGCGGCTGGACCCCAAGCGCGACGACGCCTGGCTGCTGGTCGGCGACCTGCTGGCCCAGGACGACGACCAGCCCGGCGCGCGCGAGGCCTACGCCAAGGTGGCGCCGACCTCGACCCGCTACGTGGCGGCCCAGTCCAAGCTGGCCTGGAGCTACCAGACGGCCGGCGAAAAGGAAAAGGCCGTGGCCCTGGCTCAGCAGGCCGCCGTCGCCGCCCCCAAGGATCGCGACGCCCAGATCACCTATGCCGACCTGTTGCGCGCAAACGAGCGGTGGGCCGAGTCGGCCGTCGCCTTGGATCCGCTGATCGCCAGCCAGGGCGACAAGCCGGACTGGCGCCTGCTCTACATGCGCGGCATCGCCCTGGAGCGGGCCGGACGCTGGAACGACGCCGAGCGCGACCTGCTGACGGCGGTCAAGCTCAGCCCGGACGAGCCGGACCTGCTGAACTATCTGGGCTATTCCTGGATTGATCGCGGCGTGCGCCTGCCTGAGGCCATCGCCATGGTCCAGAAGGCCGTCGAGGCGCGGCCGCAGTCGGGGGCCATGCTCGACTCCCTGGGCTGGGGCTACTACCGCCAGGGCGACTATAAGACCGCCGTGGCCAAGCTGGAGCAGGCCGTCGAGCTGGAACCGGGCGATCCGGACGTCAACGGCCACCTGGGCGACGCCTACTGGCGCATCGGCCGGCGGGTCGAGGCGCGCTACCAGTGGCAGCGCGTGCTGAGCCTTGAGCCCGACGCCAAGCAGAAGGCTGAGGCCGAGGCCAAGCTGAAGGACGGCCTGGGCCCGAGCGGTCCGGCGGCCTCGACCTCGGTGGCCAAGGCGGGCTAG
- a CDS encoding glycine--tRNA ligase subunit alpha: MMSSKPKSFQDLILTLHDYWSAQGCVILQPHDVEVGAGTLHPATVLRALGPKPWNAAYVQPSRRPGDGRYGENPNRLQHYYQYQVILKPNPPNMQDLYLGSLEAIGLDLRTHDIRFVEDDWENPTVGAWGLGWEVWCDGMEVSQYTYFQQVGGLDVSPVAGELTYGLERLAMYVFGVDNVYDLPFNDPEAPLGHLTYGDVFLENERQQSEANFHGYDVAVLKRQFEDMEQQVPLMLARSYQGKSLVLPAYDMVLKASHLFNLMNARGAIAVAERASYIGRIRDLCKLCASAWVEQQEAA; the protein is encoded by the coding sequence CTGATGTCTTCCAAACCCAAGTCCTTCCAAGACCTGATCCTGACGCTCCACGACTATTGGAGCGCCCAGGGCTGCGTGATCCTGCAGCCGCACGACGTCGAGGTGGGGGCGGGGACCCTGCACCCGGCCACGGTGCTGCGCGCCCTGGGTCCCAAGCCCTGGAACGCGGCCTATGTCCAGCCCTCGCGCCGTCCGGGCGACGGCCGCTATGGCGAGAACCCCAACCGCCTGCAGCACTACTACCAGTACCAGGTGATCCTGAAGCCGAACCCGCCGAACATGCAGGACCTCTATCTGGGGTCGCTGGAAGCCATCGGCCTGGACCTGCGCACCCACGACATCCGCTTCGTCGAGGACGACTGGGAGAACCCCACCGTCGGGGCCTGGGGCCTGGGCTGGGAAGTCTGGTGCGACGGCATGGAGGTCAGCCAGTACACCTACTTCCAGCAGGTGGGCGGCCTGGACGTCTCGCCGGTGGCCGGCGAGCTGACCTACGGCCTGGAGCGCCTGGCCATGTACGTGTTCGGCGTCGACAACGTCTACGACCTGCCGTTCAACGATCCCGAGGCCCCGCTGGGCCACCTGACCTATGGCGACGTGTTCCTGGAGAACGAGCGCCAGCAGTCCGAGGCCAACTTCCACGGCTATGATGTCGCCGTGCTCAAGCGCCAGTTCGAGGACATGGAGCAGCAGGTGCCGCTGATGCTGGCCCGTTCCTACCAGGGCAAGTCCCTGGTGCTGCCCGCCTACGACATGGTCCTCAAGGCCAGCCACCTGTTCAACCTGATGAACGCCCGCGGCGCGATCGCCGTGGCCGAGCGCGCCAGCTACATCGGCCGCATCCGCGACCTCTGCAAGCTGTGCGCCAGCGCCTGGGTCGAACAGCAGGAAGCCGCGTAA
- a CDS encoding ammonium transporter, which translates to MRLNFKPLAGLMLAATLAGAPLGAVAFAQDAAAPAPAAAAPAAATPAPAATPAAAPAPAAAPAAIVDKMDKGDNAWMLVSSLLVLLMIIPGLALFYGGLVRSKNMLSVMMQVSTVAIIGIVAWVLWGYSFAFTDGGGADTFVGGLSRLFLNGVTPSSVVATFSTGVVIPELTFIVFQSTFAAITAALVVGSLVERFKFSAAVVFAILWPLLSYYPIAHMVWWWPGPDAIALHPADPIKAGLSWSFGALDFAGGTVVHINAGIAALVGAIILGKRQGYGKEPMPPHSLTLTLVGAGLLWVGWFGFNAGSNLEANGYASLAMINTFVATAAAGLSWIVVEWITRKKPSALGLASGIVAGLVAVTPAAGFAGPMGALILGLVVSPICIFFCSVVKNALKYDDSLDAFGIHGIGGIVGAIGTGLLVNPKWGGAGVVDYASCAKDGDISTCDTAVYSLATQVMAQVKAVGVTIIWSAIASAIVFFLIKLVIGLKASPESEEEGLDISEHGERAYHS; encoded by the coding sequence GTGAGATTGAACTTCAAACCGCTGGCCGGGCTGATGCTCGCCGCGACCTTGGCGGGAGCCCCGCTGGGCGCCGTCGCCTTCGCCCAGGACGCGGCGGCCCCGGCCCCGGCCGCCGCCGCCCCGGCCGCGGCCACGCCCGCCCCCGCCGCGACGCCCGCCGCCGCTCCGGCTCCCGCCGCCGCGCCGGCGGCCATCGTCGACAAGATGGACAAGGGCGACAACGCCTGGATGCTGGTCTCGTCCCTGCTGGTCCTGCTGATGATCATCCCGGGCCTGGCCCTGTTCTACGGCGGCCTGGTCCGCTCCAAGAACATGCTGTCGGTGATGATGCAGGTCTCGACCGTCGCCATCATTGGCATCGTCGCCTGGGTGCTGTGGGGCTACAGCTTCGCCTTCACCGACGGCGGCGGCGCGGACACCTTCGTCGGCGGCCTCAGCCGTCTGTTCCTGAACGGCGTCACCCCGTCGAGCGTGGTCGCCACGTTCTCGACCGGCGTCGTCATCCCCGAACTGACCTTCATCGTCTTCCAATCGACCTTCGCCGCGATCACCGCCGCCCTGGTCGTCGGTTCGCTGGTGGAGCGCTTCAAGTTCTCGGCCGCCGTGGTGTTCGCCATCCTGTGGCCCCTGCTCTCCTACTATCCGATCGCCCACATGGTGTGGTGGTGGCCGGGTCCTGACGCCATCGCCCTGCACCCGGCCGACCCGATCAAGGCCGGCCTGAGCTGGAGCTTCGGCGCCCTCGACTTCGCTGGCGGCACAGTGGTGCACATCAACGCCGGCATCGCCGCCCTGGTCGGCGCGATCATCCTGGGCAAGCGCCAGGGCTACGGCAAGGAGCCGATGCCCCCGCACTCGCTGACCCTGACCCTGGTCGGCGCCGGCCTGCTGTGGGTGGGCTGGTTCGGCTTCAACGCCGGTTCGAACCTGGAAGCCAACGGCTACGCCTCGCTGGCGATGATCAACACCTTCGTCGCCACCGCCGCCGCCGGCCTGTCCTGGATCGTCGTCGAGTGGATCACCCGCAAGAAGCCGTCGGCTCTGGGCCTGGCTTCGGGCATCGTGGCCGGCCTGGTCGCCGTCACCCCCGCCGCCGGTTTCGCCGGCCCGATGGGCGCGCTGATCCTCGGCCTGGTCGTCTCGCCGATCTGCATCTTCTTCTGCTCGGTCGTGAAGAACGCGCTGAAGTATGATGACAGCCTGGACGCCTTCGGCATCCACGGCATTGGCGGCATCGTCGGCGCCATCGGCACCGGCCTGCTGGTCAATCCCAAGTGGGGCGGCGCCGGCGTGGTCGACTACGCCAGCTGCGCCAAGGACGGCGACATCTCGACCTGCGACACGGCCGTCTACAGCCTGGCCACCCAGGTGATGGCCCAGGTCAAGGCCGTCGGCGTGACCATCATCTGGTCGGCCATCGCCTCGGCGATCGTGTTCTTCCTGATCAAGCTGGTGATCGGCCTGAAAGCCTCGCCGGAATCCGAGGAAGAAGGCCTGGACATCTCCGAGCACGGCGAACGCGCCTACCACAGCTAA